Part of the Mycolicibacterium thermoresistibile genome, ATTGCCCTGGTGCCGCGATCCGAGCCGCTGGATCCGGCGACGATCAACGCCGTGTTCGGCAACACCTTGGTGCAACAGATCACCAGCACCTTCGATGTGACGCTGGTTGTTCTGGCGTTGGCGCTGTCGGTGATCGCGATCATGACAGCACGTCCGGCACGGCCTACGGCCTCGAAGCCGGCGGGGCCGGCGGGGCCGGCGGAACGGAGGGCAGCGGCACCTCGGAAATCCGCGTCCGCCTGGCCCACGATCGTGATTCCCACGCGCAGCGGACCGGCGCGCATCGTCCGGCCGGGGCACGACGACGACTGACCTCGGCTGCTCGATCTAGTGCTTCTTGAAGGCGTCCTTGACCTTTTCTCCGGCGCCTTTCAGGTCGGACTTGGTCTGATCACCCCGGCCCTCGTTCTCGATGGTCCGGTCGCCGGTGAGCCGACCGAACGCGGCCTTCGCCTTGCCGAGGAGGCCTTGCGCCTGATTCCTGGCTTTGTCTGAACCGCTCATGACGCTCTCTCCTTTTTCGGGCCGCCCTGGGGCTTTCCTCTCCGGCTACGGCGCACGGATCGGCGGACGCCGTCGTGCGGAAGGTGCGCGGAAGGTGGGAGTACCTCGAAAAGCGCCCCGCGAAACGTCATCCGGTCCGCTCCGGACCGTCGAAAACGGGCGGGCCGCTACCCTGGAGAACGGTAGTTCTCGACGAGGGGTGCGGCATGGCGGAGACCGATGACAAGAACCGCGTGCTGGCCACCGCGACGACGTTGTTCAACGAGCGCGGTGTGCAGGCGGTGGGGATGGACGCGATCCGCGACGCTGCGGGTATCTCGTTGAAGCGGCTCTACTCCTGTTTCCGCTCCAAGGCCGATCTCGTGGCGGCGGTACTCGAGCAGCGCGACGCCGATGTGCGGCGTGCGATGACCGAGTATGTCCAGAGCCGCGCCGCAGACCCGCGGGACCGGATCCTCGCGGTGTTCGACTTCCTGGCCCACTGGTTCGCCGAATCCGATTTCCGCGGATGCATGTTCATCAACACCATCGGCGAACTGGGGGGCACGTCCACCGATGTCCGGCGCATTGCCCGACTCCACAAGACGGCGGTGCGCGACTACCTCGCCGATCTCGTCGCAGCGGCGGAGCTGCCGTCCGAGCTCGCCGAGCAACTGGCCATCCTGGCCGACGGCGCGATCGTCGCGGCGACCATCTGGGGTGACGGCACGGACGCGGCCGCCGCGGCACGGCGCGCCGCGGCGACGCTCATCTCCGCTTCCTGACGGTTGCGTCTAGAACGCTCGTTCTCTACACTTCGGCCATCCGGAGAACGATCGTTCTACGTCCGGGCCACTCGCCCCCTCGTCGACACGAAAGGCAGCAGGATGACCGACACACGCCCGCCGTTCCCGCCGTTCACCCTCGAGACGGCGATACAGAAGGTGCAGGCGGCCGAGGACGCCTGGAACTCCCGGGACCCGCACCTGGTGAGCCTGGCCTATACACCGGATTCCGAGTGGCGCAACCGCGAGCAGCACATCGTCGGGCGCACGCAGATCGTCGATTTCCTCACCGCCAAGTGGCAACGCGAACTCGATTACGTGCTGCGCAAGAGCCTGTGGGGGTTCCGGGAGA contains:
- a CDS encoding CsbD family protein is translated as MSGSDKARNQAQGLLGKAKAAFGRLTGDRTIENEGRGDQTKSDLKGAGEKVKDAFKKH
- a CDS encoding nuclear transport factor 2 family protein, which encodes MTDTRPPFPPFTLETAIQKVQAAEDAWNSRDPHLVSLAYTPDSEWRNREQHIVGRTQIVDFLTAKWQRELDYVLRKSLWGFRENRIAVRFQYESHDASGQWYRSYGNELWEFTPEGLMSRREASINDVPITESERRFFGPRPKSEHGQDIPLW
- a CDS encoding TetR/AcrR family transcriptional regulator: MAETDDKNRVLATATTLFNERGVQAVGMDAIRDAAGISLKRLYSCFRSKADLVAAVLEQRDADVRRAMTEYVQSRAADPRDRILAVFDFLAHWFAESDFRGCMFINTIGELGGTSTDVRRIARLHKTAVRDYLADLVAAAELPSELAEQLAILADGAIVAATIWGDGTDAAAAARRAAATLISAS